AGAGTTCTATCCCGAGTACTGTGGCCTTGATATCGACCCGAATGCGCTTCCCGGGACCACGCGCGAGAGGTTCGTCACGATTCTGGGAGGTGCCTCGCCTGGCGATCAAGCGCGAATACTGAGGGGAGTGCTAGAGCGCTTTCCGCGTGGCTCCGGTCCAGACACCAGAACAGAGGAGCTCTACGGCGAGATCTCCGGCTGGATTCTCCAGCTTGAGGGCGCATCGCCGATTGAGTCTCCGGCCCCGCGAATCACGTCGGCCGTGGTCGCAAGAGCGATAGGCGACGCGGAGGCGCTTATTCGGTCAAGCGGGGCGACCAGCGGCGTCGATAGGGTCCACACGGCGCTTCACGGTTACTTGCTCGCGGTGTGCACGGCTAACTCGATCTCGTATCCGCCGGATGCCAGTATCACCCAGTTGTTCCGGCTGCTTCGAGACCATCACCCCTCACTCCGGGCGCTTGGGCCGAGACCGCAGGACATCGAGCAGGTGCTCCGCGCTTGCGCGAGCATCATCGACGCGCTGAACCCTGTTCGCAACCGAACGAGCGTCGCCCACCCCAACGAGGTTCTGCTTCCAAGCGAAGAGGCCATGCTCGTCATCAACGTCGCTCGGACGCTTCTTCACTACCTCGATTCGAAGCTCAGTTGAGTCGGCGGCTAACACGTCGTTTCAGCGGACGTCAGGGCTGGCCTTCGGCCATCCCTGCCGCCGCTGAACTCCACATCCGTTAGGCGTCGCCACATTCAGTCGTGTTCTTCGAGCGTCCCCTCCTCAAGTGGCAAGAGGCCCATCGAGACCGTGCCGCCTTCGCATGGAACGACTTGATGCTGCACAAGCGGGCCGTCGTTCGTCTGACGCTCCTCCTAGCCTCGCCGTGGCCGGTCCTCGCGGCGATCGCGTGGTGGCGACT
This genomic window from Holophagales bacterium contains:
- a CDS encoding abortive infection family protein, giving the protein MVNRYIGVAGGYLGDFSYRTHAEFYPEYCGLDIDPNALPGTTRERFVTILGGASPGDQARILRGVLERFPRGSGPDTRTEELYGEISGWILQLEGASPIESPAPRITSAVVARAIGDAEALIRSSGATSGVDRVHTALHGYLLAVCTANSISYPPDASITQLFRLLRDHHPSLRALGPRPQDIEQVLRACASIIDALNPVRNRTSVAHPNEVLLPSEEAMLVINVARTLLHYLDSKLS